In one window of Verrucomicrobiota bacterium DNA:
- a CDS encoding cyclic nucleotide-binding domain-containing protein, with product MAALKTNKLFGGLLTSELEKLEQTCEIRRYRPGEVIFKEGDAGDGIYMVIVGAVQISAMVNPAERRVLSRIGANDFFGEMAVLDNEPRSASATAEADSHLYFIPRTEMLSMLERNPKLAVALVREFSQRMRDFNRQYIQEVLQAERLTIVGKFARSIVHDFKNPLNIIGMSAEIASLPDSSNESRQNAKARILRQVHRLTTMIAELLEFTRGSQSSVVLSPVDLSDYAGQLLEEIKGNLESKGAELEIQVPPPPVKVLMDSVRLAHVFHNLLNNAVDAMAGGGRIYVRFVPDGKAVRVEIEDTGPGIAPEIASRLFEAFATFGKPNGTGLGLSICKKIVEDHRGVIRATSQPGKGAVFTFTLPVAA from the coding sequence GTGGCCGCTCTGAAAACCAACAAGCTTTTCGGCGGGCTCCTCACCTCGGAGCTCGAAAAGCTGGAGCAGACTTGTGAAATTCGACGTTATCGTCCAGGCGAAGTCATCTTTAAGGAGGGCGACGCAGGCGACGGCATCTACATGGTCATCGTCGGAGCCGTGCAGATTTCCGCCATGGTCAATCCCGCCGAACGCCGCGTGCTCTCCCGCATCGGCGCCAACGATTTCTTCGGCGAAATGGCGGTGCTCGACAATGAGCCTCGCTCCGCCTCAGCCACCGCCGAGGCCGACAGCCATCTCTATTTCATTCCACGCACCGAAATGCTCTCGATGCTCGAGCGCAATCCCAAGCTCGCCGTCGCCCTCGTCCGCGAGTTCAGCCAGCGCATGCGGGATTTCAACCGCCAGTACATCCAGGAAGTGCTTCAAGCGGAACGCCTCACCATCGTCGGCAAATTCGCCCGTTCCATCGTTCATGATTTCAAGAATCCTCTCAACATCATCGGCATGTCCGCGGAAATTGCCTCCTTGCCCGACTCTTCGAACGAATCCAGGCAAAACGCCAAAGCCCGCATCCTGCGCCAAGTCCATCGCCTCACCACCATGATCGCGGAATTGCTGGAGTTTACCCGCGGCTCCCAATCCTCCGTGGTCCTTAGCCCCGTCGATCTGTCGGACTATGCGGGGCAACTTCTGGAGGAAATCAAGGGCAACCTCGAATCCAAAGGAGCCGAACTCGAGATCCAAGTCCCCCCCCCTCCTGTCAAGGTGTTGATGGACTCCGTGCGCCTGGCCCATGTCTTCCACAATCTCCTGAACAACGCGGTGGACGCCATGGCCGGCGGCGGCCGTATCTATGTCCGATTCGTTCCGGATGGGAAAGCGGTGCGTGTCGAAATCGAGGACACCGGCCCCGGCATCGCGCCGGAAATCGCTTCACGGCTGTTCGAGGCGTTCGCCACGTTTGGCAAACCCAATGGCACCGGGCTTGGGTTGTCGATCTGCAAAAAGATCGTCGAGGACCACCGCGGCGTCATTCGCGCCACTTCCCAACCCGGAAAGGGTGCCGTGTTCACATTCACGCTGCCCGTCGCGGCTTAG
- a CDS encoding MFS transporter, which produces MKKPSLLVIFLTVFIDLIGFGIVLPLLPLYSQKYGAGALMIGAVMASFSLMQFLFAPWWGGLSDRIGRKPVLLVSTAGSAVSYAVFALASRFEPSMALWVVLFSRVIAGICGANITVAQACIADVSPLQERTKKMGLIGMAFGLGFIFGPALGGKSLIWFGEAGPGWVAAGLCAANLILALAVLPETRKPGGVPAARRPGWSAWPRVLARSKVGLLVGVFFLATLGFSCFETSLGLLVAANFGLDPARARDAETVAILFTFCGIVGALAQGGPVGKLAKKWGEPKMIGISLLLFAAGMGSIPFVRGAGNFSWSGLFQTGGGPWLMLLLSLALLSIGSGLTRPPIFGMISKLTPVDEQGETLGVAQSAGSLARIAGPILAMALFKFHPPAPYVLAAILAVIAGGVAWVKLSEPSRSGES; this is translated from the coding sequence ATGAAGAAACCTTCGCTCCTGGTCATTTTCTTGACCGTGTTCATCGACTTGATCGGGTTTGGCATCGTGCTCCCGCTGCTTCCCCTCTACAGCCAGAAGTACGGCGCGGGTGCCTTGATGATCGGGGCCGTCATGGCGTCGTTTTCCCTGATGCAGTTTCTCTTCGCGCCCTGGTGGGGGGGGCTTTCCGACCGAATTGGAAGAAAACCGGTTCTCCTGGTGAGCACGGCCGGTTCGGCCGTGTCCTATGCGGTATTCGCGCTCGCGTCCCGGTTCGAGCCTTCCATGGCCCTGTGGGTTGTTTTGTTTTCGCGGGTCATCGCGGGGATTTGCGGGGCGAACATCACGGTGGCTCAGGCATGCATTGCGGATGTGTCCCCGCTTCAGGAGCGAACGAAGAAGATGGGGTTGATCGGCATGGCCTTTGGTTTGGGATTTATTTTCGGACCGGCCCTTGGAGGGAAAAGCCTGATCTGGTTCGGAGAGGCGGGACCGGGATGGGTGGCCGCAGGTTTGTGCGCCGCAAATCTGATCCTCGCTCTGGCGGTTCTGCCCGAAACCCGCAAACCCGGAGGGGTTCCCGCCGCCCGCCGCCCGGGTTGGTCGGCCTGGCCGCGGGTGCTGGCTCGTTCCAAAGTGGGACTTCTGGTGGGAGTATTCTTTTTGGCCACCCTGGGCTTTTCTTGCTTTGAGACCAGCTTGGGATTGCTGGTGGCCGCCAATTTCGGTCTCGATCCGGCCCGGGCTCGCGACGCGGAGACGGTGGCGATCCTCTTCACCTTTTGCGGCATTGTGGGCGCATTGGCCCAAGGCGGACCCGTGGGGAAGCTGGCCAAAAAATGGGGGGAACCGAAGATGATCGGCATCAGCTTGCTCTTGTTCGCGGCTGGGATGGGGTCCATCCCGTTTGTTCGAGGCGCCGGGAACTTCAGTTGGTCGGGGCTCTTTCAAACGGGCGGAGGGCCATGGCTTATGCTGTTGCTGTCACTGGCTTTGTTGTCCATTGGGTCCGGGCTCACGCGTCCGCCCATCTTCGGGATGATCTCCAAGCTGACGCCCGTGGACGAACAAGGAGAGACCTTGGGGGTGGCACAAAGCGCGGGGAGCCTGGCCCGCATCGCCGGACCCATCCTGGCGATGGCCCTCTTCAAGTTCCATCCACCAGCTCCTTATGTGTTGGCGGCCATTCTGGCCGTCATTGCCGGAGGGGTGG